From the genome of Deltaproteobacteria bacterium:
TCGCCGCGGCCCGCGCCGCCTGCGTCGCCTCGAGCTCCTCCGCCGTCAGCCGCTCCTCCAGGAACGCCGCCACGTCCCACGAGAGCTCCGCGTGCGAGGCCTCGTCCTCGGCGATGCGCGCGAAGGCCTGGCGCAGCTCGGGGTCGCGCGCGGCCCGCGACTGCCAGAGCGCCAGCGCCGCCCCGAACGTCTCCCGCACGCAGCCTTCCACCGCGTTCTCCACCGCCAGCTCCCGGGTCGAGCGCAGCCGCTCGGGGCCGAGCTCGGGCGCGACCACGATGCCGCCGCGACCCTCCGCGAGCGCGCGCATGGTCCGGGTGTGATCGATCTCCTCGAGAGCCGCTTGCCGGGCGCGGGCGCAGAGCTCTTCGGGCGCGCCCAGCGCCGAGAGCTCGCGCGCCAGCCTTCGGAACGCCGGCACCGACGCGGCCTCCAGCGCCGCCATGCTCGCGAGGTAGCCGCCCAGGCCGGGCTGGGCCTCGGGCATGGCGAACCCCTCGGGCTGGCGGCCGGTGCAGCCATATTGCCAATAGCACTCCACGACGTCGGCACCGCCATCGGTGGCGTAGCTGCCGCTGGCGTCGAGGGGGACGTGGCATTGAATGAGGCTTCCACCCTGGTTTGCGGTCGAGCAGAGGGAGCGACAGTCGTCTG
Proteins encoded in this window:
- a CDS encoding ferritin-like domain-containing protein; this translates as PDAGSWADCDPQTQYFVGGYGCEPLGGGCSGVTEAYLPQGSPLIGPRGGISPDDCRSLCSTANQGGSLIQCHVPLDASGSYATDGGADVVECYWQYGCTGRQPEGFAMPEAQPGLGGYLASMAALEAASVPAFRRLARELSALGAPEELCARARQAALEEIDHTRTMRALAEGRGGIVVAPELGPERLRSTRELAVENAVEGCVRETFGAALALWQSRAARDPELRQAFARIAEDEASHAELSWDVAAFLEERLTAEELEATQAARAAAIRELEGQLALGQPLAYDDAAGIPPPALARALFESVASEVWGGLAS